A window of Nicotiana sylvestris chromosome 8, ASM39365v2, whole genome shotgun sequence genomic DNA:
cactgttggggattgtgacttagtccgtcccgaatgactattttaccgcgtatttgactgaaatctatttgctatcatcatgatttggaaTGAATAACATATTTGgaccttgtgccaactatttgaacccttcgaggattttattgatattttctcactattttgactttatacttgaactcagtcatgatatatttcactgttttcatactcagccatgtttactatgttttaaatacttaaatgatcttttaaataataattgggctgagaatcactattttactatttcccgaggggcttgtgaggattttgactgagtaaggccgagggcataTGTTGTgtggaaacatttgatactgattatgaggccaagagcttgagatatgtacgccacgaggtggcttgattgatatgaggtcgagggcctagtgatgatgccacgagatggcttgatattgcgcttgggccgtaaggggcccctccaggagtctgcacacccccagtgagagtgggtacccattgtgatgtgagattgagtccgataggctggtattgttctaagatattgcccaaggggcggatttgttgataaggtgcccgaggggcgaacctttatgtgtttatcttttcttaattgcttgtgaatttccatgattaattgttgaaaaaggtttttcatgaagttaaatttgagttaaaggatttttacctatctttcactggtttactgttttaatggttttattgcttcattatagcatgatTTTGTGCATTACATAATTTTCTGCTTTCattctttatttatgattattactcactgagttggaatactcactttactccatgtaccctgtgtgcagattcaggcgtatctggtctcactcccgagtgctgatcatttccggcCCAGGCgaatccgaggagtctctaggtagttgttggcgtttgTAGCCCGAAGCTCTTCCTTATCTTACTTCTTCATGTTCTtggttttctgtattaaactatgtagtttgatttggagtattcagTTTTGTTAGATggtcatgactagtgacaccttggtatcgggctgtgttgcaTTATTTTCCGCGATTTATGTTATTAACTGcttaaactttggtttatttgatcatgtttagactgtttcttaatgTTTAATtgttaaatactgaaatgggtagtgtcggctggccttgtctttacgagaggcgtcatcacgaccgggttcgggtatAAGGTTGTAACAGtaatggacgtgaattacacctaggtggaaagGAGGTcataaaagagatagaagatatgatgcaatattttaaggtaagtaaggtaaaggcgaataacgtacgagatactcaaaggcagaagatcgtgaatagtccatacttcggataaaaggcTAAAAGCACGGGGATTCAGTATCTAGGAATAATAGCGGCATcatcagtagcatatcttccagcctatggtctaggtatcaaAAAACTtgactaagagagtaaagaagagttagagacgatgtgatgtctcgcttgatgttccaaaatgacataaggaaatctatgatgcaaacaagttgaaaggttgcaagtaatataaatagatatgtgtaggtcgcaagctattatatggtgaagcgacaaggttctagaagacaggagtaaggataagaacggGCGAGAGAAggtaacgaaaatggataagtcctcaggattaagcccataaaAACAATAAGAGCAGACGATTTTgtctaagttatacaaagctcactatatcctgaatgaactcaaaggagtttaagactaatagcatttagaagagatggaatactGTCGTGgtataattgtgatagataaaggatgatgtttgagCCTTCGATTAAGTAGTGAtctgatgaagaaaagaaagggatctcatgaattggacaggattaaaataccccaCGCAAgttgaatcacattgggatactaTGAGACATAGTTATGAAATCATGGTATCGCCCtaggtggatcagtctaatcatttTAGATGTTCTCCGATGAAACGTGAACCCTAACGGTAGTGTTACATAAATGTTAAGTTATCAagggtagattatagatcaatattgaggtgaatcaacaatggatggataaaagttataaagtatgagatgagattaggccgtcattcttaagatgaacagtaatgtagaagcattaaaggacatagatttatacatattggataagcaatgaaagtaacctggaatttggtagcagacctcagcaacgagaaatcgaggtaagagttatggtatagtatgacctacttagatgcagtaaagtcatacggatggataaccgggtctatgaaataagatatagcaatattcgtaagttcgacaaaatactaagcgaagaacttcagtaatgGCTAGAAATcggaggaaaaagaaaagaagggacgCATAAGCGCACTTAAAAGGTCAGAGTTGtataggctgcatgatagaaggtagcaacagttacgaaactggaaggattccgaccataAGTCAtagtgtgagaaagaggcctaaagggggggaatgccctggcatttggatttattcatagaacaattgcctagatggcaaggagagcTATAAAGTAGTCGGAAGACATAGgatatgaaaatgataagtgcaccaGTCAACAATCGAGGACGACTGTtcaaaaggggggaatgatgttacaccccacattttcgtatgttaaagttccgtcgtaagttaatcgacgtaagtttgggaatgagatttattttgggattataagcatcatgttatttcaaacaagtgataagtaaattcgtgaaggtaagagggtaagtgaatcgaagaaaatgagtttcatcgaagtttgacaatttgggataaaatacgatccgagctataatactcgatatttatggactagtaccatacaaggtaccatatgaccatgatagtgagatgtataaggtgtgttaaaagtgagtaatattttaagtaatttgagataattctaaattatgtggataattgggtaattacaGATTTTTAAGTGGGAGATTAACTTATAAATTAAATTTGTGGACAATTATCTAAGAAAGATTTGGATAAATATTAGGGGGACAACACTTTCACATGGGATGTCAAAATCTTGGAAGCAAACTGTCATTTAATCAAGTGATTAAGTGGGTGGTGGCATAAAATGAACCAAACTTGAATATTGAACTCATTTTGATGGACCAACTATTGGGAATAAGTATACTTTCCAATCTTAAGAGTTGGATGCGTGAGTCATGCATCAAAAAGCACTCCAAAAATTAATGATTCTTCCAAGACAAAATATTATATCTTATAATCAAAACCAAATCTATTAGTGACCAAGAACGCAAGGGATGGAAATGTGAAATTGCTTCGGAAGATTCATACAAGATCCGATTATGTGAAAGATGCAATTCTAAGGAAGCACGGTATaatatttctcaagaatatcatacgtatTTATTCCTATTTCGATACGTCGTTACgtgttgtcgcaattgacgtatgttagagggattttcaagagaatcggctcaggtatgttaaggcaatcctttctttccttctaatactctattcatagaagtattagaagtgcctatgttcttgaattcccatgtatATTATTattctatcttctattcatgggtctcaaaaaatacgtaagttgataaagtttgtttcaggatattaatcaaaggcatcgtggtcttatgacactccgaaagattttattgatgtacttatcatgcattgcattcatttacattgaaccatgaccatatggcgttatatatgtgtatatatgtatagtatatgtatatgggatatgggaaagggttgtggcattatatacgcaccaccacctgatcagttggtatacgttgatgaatTGCCCACAGttgccgagatgatatgataggatgccctcagaggcttgatgatgttatgaatgcaTATACCCATTCATGGTATGACTTTTATATGCATATTCAtgacattttaaatattaaaagatTCATAAAGTTGTTCAGACTTACATGTCAAGTCTTTTACTTTATGTTTCTCcaatgtctattatttactgattttcattccttacatactcgttACATTATTTGTACCgacatcccttttgcttggggatgatgcgtttcatacccgcaggtcccgatagataggtcgagagccttccaagtaggctatcagcgcagtgaaagatgttggtgtgctctatttgcttcggagttgcatgtttggttagtatgatttagacgtgttttgtttggtatggcgggactctgtcccgacctttatgaaaattatgtattcttagaggcttgtagattgatgtcatatacgtaaaagattgtatgaccttgtgggcctatgttcagtgtacgagtggttattttggtcttataggcccgtatgtcttatgtataagttggtatcacatgttgtattctacttatctcacggcagccttccgactaagttatctatgatagtatgacaaaagatacgttatgttggtactcggttgagtaaggtactggatgcccgtcgcggcccatcagtttgggtcgtgacagattggtaATTCTGGACTACGCTGGTTTATTCTTGAGGCTGTGGTTATCATTTTCAGTTGAATATTTAATTTTGTTCAGTATTTCTATTATTCTATCATTATTATATATATTGTGTACATGTTATAGTAtaggtgacccgccttagcctcgtcactacttcgtcgaggttaggctcggtacttaccagtacatggggttggttgtactgatactacactctatgcACTGTGCAGATTTCGTCATCGGTCTAAGCGGTAGTTATTAGCAAGCTTGGATTGGACATTTGCAGAGACTTGAGGTACGGTTGTTCAGCGCCTGCAGCTCCTGGAGTTCCCACCCTCTTTCTATTTAGTTGTATATTCTCATTCAAACAACTTTGAATTTACTTCAGACCCTTATACGTATTACTCTtgaagctcgtgcacttgtgacaccaggttcaggGATTTGTAATAGATGCTTGGCTAGTTTAGCTTCCGCATTTTTCACTTAGAACATTTCAATTATTTCAGTTCTTTATTAATGTTATCATTTAAACTGTTAAAGAAGTAAAAAAattcctagcaagtgaaatgttaggcgccatcacggttccGACAGTGGGAAttctggatcgtgacaagttggtattagagcattaggttacataggtctcacgaatcACGAGCAAACTTGGTAGAGTCTAGAGGATCGGCATGgagatgtctatacttatcttctagaggctatggagttaggaacagtttcctttctattcttctctgtcagGCGATTTTATTCTATCACTGCTGATTGAACCCTTCTATTATGTTctctcgtagatggcgagaacacgtaccgcaTCCTCAGTTGAGTAGCAGCCAGAacccccagtggcagctcctatgAGGGGCATAGGTCGAGGCAGGGGCAtggctcagcccagagctcgagcagtagcaccagcggcggagcctcaggtagagtttgatgaggaggctctAGCCCAGACTATTCCAACatgaccagctcaggtcccggaAGGGTTCATCATCACCCTAGTCCTTCAGGACGCCTTGGTCTGTTTGGTGGGCCTTATTGAGTGTGTGGCCCAGACTGGCACTTTTCCCatggcaccagccgtctctcaggctggaaaAGGAGCAtggactcctgctactcacaccccggagtagatggctccccagtatcAGACTCCAACAGCTCATCTAGTTAGAGTAGTTCAGCTAGTTATTGCGGCACAGGCCGGAGGTGGACATGCTATAACTCCTAAGGGTTTAttgagattggacaggttcaccaaactTTTCCTAGATCACTATAGTGGAGCACCTTCTAAGGACCCACAGGATTATCTTGACCACTGTCATGAGGTACTGCGGAACATGAGGATAGTgaagaccaatagggtcgattttgctgtgttttagATGATGAGTTAcaccaagagatggtggaatgattCTGTATTGACCATACTAGCTGGGTCGCCTGCTtttacttgggatcagttctctcagatCGCTCTTGAGAATTTCCTtcctgtcactcagagagagaactaccgcaggcagttcgagtgccTCCAGCAGGGCAGTATGACTGTCACCTTGTATGAGACCCAATTTGTGGACTTAGCCCGTCATTCTATTTTTCTGCTtcctagagagagagagatagggtgaggaggtttattgagggatcGCTCATCCTATCAAGATCCAGATGGCCAAGTAGACCAagagtgagatttcatttcagacaGCTGCCAATGTCGCCTGGCGGATCGAGGATGTTCTTTCACAGGAGAGAGggcaggggtctgacaagagacctTATCATTCCGGCAGATTTAGTGgcgcctcatctggaggcaaggGTACTTTTGGTGGGGGTTATCCTCGCAGGCCATATCATTTAGCGCTTCAAGCATCCCACAGTGCTTCAGGTAGTCATGGTCCTTATGTGCCTCATTCTGGACAGCCAGCCTACAGTGTAATGCcatctcctatcagtgcacctcctatTCAGAGTTATTATCGTGGTCATCCGACTCGTTTGGGCCAGTCTCAGTTTCAGCAGCCACAACATCaggataggtgttttgatgtGGTGGTTTTGGGCATATCAGGAGGACCTATCCGAGATTATTGGGCGGTATGCCACAGcagagttctcgtgccatgattccAGCACCAGGTTTACCATCACCCGCTCAGCCATCTGAGGTGaaggtcaggccgttagaggtggaggtcatgccactagaggtggaggccagccaataggaggccgtcctagggatatagtttagagtggtggggcccagccccgattcccagccaggcctgaggcggAGTCGTCCGATGttattatcacaggtactatttcaagttgtagtagagatgcttcagttctatttgatccgggttCTATTTATTCCTatatgtcatcctattttgcatcATATctagttgtgcctcgtgattctttgagtgcccctgtgtatgtgtccacacctgtgggagattctattgttttAGATCGTGGCTATCGTTCATGTGTGGTTAtcattgggggtcttgagactagcatATATCTTCTACtcctcgatatggttgattttgatgtcattttgggtatggattggttgtcaccttatcatgctatattggattgtcacgccaagatggtgatcttagccttgccggggttggCTCGATTAGAGTGAAGAGGGACTTCTGGCCATTATACCAGCAGagttatttcttatatgaaggctcggcgtatggtcgagaagggttgtctagtgtatttggcttatgtccgcgattctagtgcggaggttcctacGATGGATTCTGTACCAGTTGTCCGAGAGTTTCCAAAGGTATTTCAtgcagacctgtcggggatgCTGCCCAACAGGGATATCAACTTCTGTATCAACTTGGTTCCGGgtactcagtccatttctattccgtcataCCACATGGCCCctccagagttgaaagaattgaaggagcagttgcaagatttgcttgataagggcttcattagacctagtgtctcgcacTGGGGTAcgcctgtgttgtttgtgaataagaaggatggattgatgaggatgtgcatagattatcagcAGTTGagcaaagtcaccatcaagaacaagtatccattgccaaggattgatgacttatttgatcagctttagggtgccaaggtgatttcaaagattgatttgacgtctggctaccatcagttgagtatcaggcatctgatgtccctaagacagcttttcgaactcggtacggacattatgagtttttagtgatgtcatttgggctgacaaatgccccaacaacatttatggatttgatgaacctggtgttcaagccctatttggattcctttgtgattgtgtttattgatgatatcttgatctactctcacagtcgagaggagcacgagcagcatcttcagATCGTACTTTAGACTTTAAGAGACAACTAGTTATACGCTAAGTTTTCAAAAAGTGAGTTTTCGTTGGACTCAGTCGCCTTCTTGGGGCacgttgtatcaacagagggtattcagatggatcttaagaagattgaggcagttcagaactagcctagacccacTTCAACCAtggagatccagagtttcttgggtttggcgggttattatcatcggtttgtggaggggtttctaTCTATAGCAGCTCTGTTGACCAGGTTGAACCAGAAGagtgccccgttcagatggtcagatgagcgtgaggcgagctttcagaagctcaagactgctttgactacggcgccggtgttggtgttgcccacaagttcaagatcgtatacggtatattgtgatgcatctcgtattggacttggtacggtattaatgcagggtggcaaggtaattgcatatgcttcgcggtaGCTGAAGGTttacgagaagaattaccatgtttaTAACCTAGagctggcagccattgttcatgcgttgaagatttggaggcactatctttacggcATGCAATGCGAGGTATTCACaaatcatcggagcttgcagtatttgttcaaacaaaaggagctcaatttgaggcaaatgaggtggttagagctattgaaagactataaCATCACCATCTTGTACATCCCAGGAAGGCCagtgtggtggtcgatgctttgagtagaaagtcagcgaGTATGGGCAACCTTGCGTACATTCCAGTTGGTGAGAAACTgcttgcattagatgtttaggctttggctaatcagttcgtgaggttggctgtttctaagcccagtcatattctagcttgtacagtcgcttGGTCTTCGTTGTTTGAGCGCATCAGggagtggcagtatgatgaccctcatttgtttgtccttatgGACACAGTGCTGCACGGTAATGCCAAGCAGGTTagagttggagatgatggagttttgaggatgcagggtcgtgtttgtgtgcgtaatgtggatggacttcgtgagttgattcttgagttGGCCCGCAGTTCCCGATATTCTATTCACCCAGGCGTCGCCAAGATGTATCGGAACttgtggcaacattattggtggaggaggatgaagaaagatatagttgcatatgtagcttagtgtctaaattgtcagcaggtaaagtgtgagcatcagaggcccagtggtttgcttcagaagttgGAGATTcccgagtgaaagtgggagcgtatcactatggatttcattgttggactcccacggactcagaagaagttcaatgtagtttgggtcattgtagATAGGCTCACCAAGTTAACACATctcattcatgtggcagttacctattctttagagcggttggcagagatttacatccgcgagatcgttcgtctttatggtgtgcccgtgtctatcattttgaaTCGAGGTACAAAGttcacctcgcatttctggagggcagtgcagcgtgagttgggcatgcaggttgagttgagcatagcatttcatccttagatggacggacagtccgagtgcactattcagatattggaggatatgctctgtgcttGTGCTATAGACTTTAaaggctcatgggatcagttcttgccactggcggagtttgcctacaacaatagctatcagtcgagcaattagatggctccttatgaggtaTAATATGGTAGGTGGTGCTGATCACCAATCGGATGATTTGAGCCgagggaggctcggttgttgggtacagaccTAGTACATGAtaccttggataaggtcaagattattcaggatcgacttcacacagctcagtccaggcaaaagagttatgtcgaccgtagagttcgtgatgttgcattcatggtcggagagaaaGTGTTGCTCCgggtatcacccatgaagggtgtgatgaggttcggaaagaaaggcaagttgagccctaggtatatcggaccttttgagattcttgagcgagtgggagaggtggcctacatACTTGCGTTGCCTCCTGGTTTATCAGCAGTCCATCtggtgttccatgtgtctatgctctggaaatatcacagcgatccatctcacgtgttagatttcagcactgtccagttggataaggatttgacctatgaggaggagccggtggctattctagcccggTAGGTtaatcagttgagatcgaagagttatccttctgttcgagtgcagtggagaggtcagcccgttgaGGCaactacttgggagtccgagtaggacatgcggagtagatatccccaccttttcaccagtcAAGGTATttttttctatgtccgttcgaggacaaacagttgttttagaggtggagaatgtgatgacccgataggtcatttcaTATTTTAGAACTAAATTATGTGTTCAAAAGCCCTAAATATCTTATTTTAGCCTTCCTCAATTTGAGTGCGCGGTCCGAGTATTTTTTTCGGAAGGCTTAtatgttaaaaactgataaaaataagaacttttgctttaaaaatcaatttgatttgacttcggttaacgttttgagtaaacagaCCCACATCTGTGCTTTGAACGTCCCGGTGTGTCCGTGtcgaaatatgggacctgggtgtatgcctgaaatcgaattcgtaggtccctagctcgagttatgaaTTTTAATTGAAAGTTTAATGGTTTTTAAGAATTGATTGATGTTTGGCCTTGTTGATACCgagtccgtattttggttccagagcctgGTATAGGTCCATTATAATATTTAttacttgtctgtgaaattttgtgagaaacggagttggtttgacgtgattcggacgtccggttgtgaaaatagaagttttaaagctttcttgaaaatttcatttgattcggtgttcaattcgtagttctaggtgtaattttggtgatttccgcgagcaagttcgtatgatgttttaagacttgcgtgcatgtttgatttgaatcctcgagggctcggatgagtttcggataaGCTACGGAGTGTTTGAACTTAGAAAACATAGCAGCACCTGCAACTGAtctgcagacttcgcatttgcgagcagtgGGTTGGGAGGGACaccatccaaacgggctctaagacATAAAGGCTACTAGAAAAAAACTGAAGCGACCACTATTATGcgctttttctcttcttttttttcttttcctcagtTCTACTCCTTATTTTCACTGTTGACCCATGTTCTTCATTAATTACACCAGCCACCATTCTTCCTTTCATCGATTACTGAAGCTAGCAATGTAGATCAACAATGACAAGTTCTAATTTCTACAAGGTCAACGTCATTAGCGTTTAAAATCTTATTGAACATACTGGTATTTGTATTCAATAAAagtactttaaatttttttcttttagttCTCGCAATACTGTTAATCTGTGCCGTCATAAcatttgaaaatatgaaaatagAAAACATGAAAATTGCAATCTGGGTCATTAAAAAGAGAGTTTAAATAATAAAGGGCACAAACTTTTAGAAATTCCTCAAATAAATTGCCTCTGTGACTTGTTCGTAAACTGGCAGTACTAGAAGCGGGGCAAGAATTTGACGATTATGGATTTTTAACTTATCTTCTAACCCATAGCTCACTTTAATTACTGAGCTTAcaatttaaatttattatttaataaattttctaaTATAAATACATTATCCAATCAAAAGCTACTGGCTTGTCTAACCAATATGCAATACAATAGCCTGACTGGCACACACCCTGTCAAGAATATCTACATCAAACAaactttttttctctttcaaaacttTGATTATCATGGCAATTTTCTATCAACTCAAAGTTAACTCATTAACGTATAAGCTGAGCAATTTTTTTAGCAGTAAAGAACTGAAGCAACAATGTCGATACTCTTTTTGATAATTAGTACAGtacaaagcataacttttatgaGATAGCTGTAGAAGTTTTATTTTGAACACATTTCACAATATAATAGGTCCTAGAGGGATAAGGTGTCATCTTACTAAATACTGT
This region includes:
- the LOC138875633 gene encoding uncharacterized protein, which produces MEIQSFLGLAGYYHRFVEGFLSIAALLTRLNQKSAPFRWSDEREASFQKLKTALTTAPGGKALANQFVRLAVSKPSHILACTVAWSSLFERIREWQYDDPHLFVLMDTVLHGNAKQVRVGDDGVLRMQGRVCVRNVDGLRELILELARSSRYSIHPGVAKMYRNLWQHYWWRRMKKDIVAYVA